Part of the Lentisphaerota bacterium genome is shown below.
AAATCCGGTTTCCAACGCGCGCCTCATCGCAGCCTCCTCATGGCCACAGGCGTGAAGCGCGAAGATTTTTCGAAGCCCTTTATCGCGGTCTGCAACTCGTTCGTTGAGATCATCCCCGGTCACGTCCACCTGAACAAAGTCGGCGAGTGGATCAAGACCTGCATCCGCGAGGCGGGCGGCGTCCCCTTCGAGTTTAACACCATCGGCATTTGCGACGGCATCGCCATGGGGCACGCCGGCATGAAGTATTCGCTGCCGAGCCGCGAGTTGATCGCCGACTCCGTGGAATCGATGGTCCGGGCGCACTGCTTTGACGCCATGATCTGCATTCCCAACTGCGACAAGATCATCCCCGGCATGATTCTCGGCGCCATCCGCGCCAACATCCCGACGATCTTCGCCAGCGGCGGCCCGATGCGCGCGGGTTCGCTCGACGGCAAGCCCATGGATCTGATCTCCGTTTTCGAGGGGGTCGCCCAGCTCAAGAATGGCACGATCACGGAGGAGCAGCTCACCCGCGTCGAGAAGGCCAGTTGCCCCGGCTGCGGCTCGTGCTCCGGCATGTTCACCGCGAACTCGATGAACTGCCTCTGCGAGGCGATCGGGCTGGCGCTCCCCGGCAACGGCTCGATCCTCGCCGAAGATCCCGCCCGCAAGGATCTGTGGCGGCGCGCAGCCCTTCGCGTGGTGGAACTGGCCAAGGCCGAGGGCCCGCGGCCGCGCGACCTCGTCACCCGCGCCGCCATCGATAACGCCTTCATTCTCGACATGGCCATGGGCGGCAGCACCAACACCGTGCTGCACACCCTCGCGATCGCCCGCGAGGCCGACATCGCCTACGACCTCGATCGCATCAATGCCATCTCGCAGAAGT
Proteins encoded:
- the ilvD gene encoding dihydroxy-acid dehydratase, whose product is MNSDQVKSGFQRAPHRSLLMATGVKREDFSKPFIAVCNSFVEIIPGHVHLNKVGEWIKTCIREAGGVPFEFNTIGICDGIAMGHAGMKYSLPSRELIADSVESMVRAHCFDAMICIPNCDKIIPGMILGAIRANIPTIFASGGPMRAGSLDGKPMDLISVFEGVAQLKNGTITEEQLTRVEKASCPGCGSCSGMFTANSMNCLCEAIGLALPGNGSILAEDPARKDLWRRAALRVVELAKAEGPRPRDLVTRAAIDNAFILDMAMGGSTNTVLHTLAIAREADIAYDLDRINAISQKCPNVCKVAPSSAYHMEDVDRAGGVHAILKRIASIPGLLDTSCQTINGKTLGENIAAAVISDEQVIRTVANAYSQDGGLTILRGNLAEQGAVVKKAGVAPSMYQFEGTAVCFDSQEAACEGILGGQVRAGNVVVIRYEGPRGGPGMQEMLAPTSYIMGAGLGESVALITDGRFSGGTRGACIGHVSPEAAEGGLIGLLATGDRIRIDLPGHTLEALIPPAEIARRRAAAPAWKPRASTGWLRRYALMVGNASSGASLN